One Setaria italica strain Yugu1 chromosome II, Setaria_italica_v2.0, whole genome shotgun sequence DNA segment encodes these proteins:
- the LOC101756303 gene encoding protein FAR1-RELATED SEQUENCE 5 isoform X2 yields MPSALGEKDPQVAPGPATAPPQVQALRPADATGSPVIDPRLAQQSWPGHVVLLRPCVPWPPQVPVPLLLNAANPQQNANAMADVAAADVNPAIDSCDENMLPKVNMLFDGESDAYEFYNAYAEKVGFFVRRSTLWTTSKNIITRRTFVCSREGFREKKKGAKEAKCPRPETRIGCPASLTIRLTANGKYRLTEFVPNHNHQLATASTIHMLKAKKIRRKARAVRENLVDETVSMPEFENEDEAYEFYSMYAGKIGFNVRRASMTVNTENVITRRMFVCSKEGFREKKRGAKRVKKPRPETRTGCPACMVIRLGTNGKYQVTEFVTFHNHQLGAAAASDLAMASQSTENDQEDGVDLADRSPDDSVHKQNLINESATLNSIEGRSCKRYKCTKTPHYGDVGATLEYLQKMQHDNPSFFYAVKSDENGNFTNFFWADSKSTVDFVHFGDVVCFDSGYALQGYGRPLALFTGLNHHKQTVIFGAALLYDESNEAFRWLLDTFKMAMNGNPKTLLTDRSAAISEAVAATLPATAHRYCVWQIYQNALQQLSQAFHGSKTLECNFKRCLFDCEDEDEFLTAWKEMLEKYDLEDNQWLADLYSIKEKWALPYGRDAFYADMKSVQQKESLTSELKKHLCLEYDLLNFFEQFERLLCDRRSAELEADVNANQSTKKPPMRMLRQAANVYTPAAFKMFEREFELYMDCMLYNCGEMGTIFEYRISVEDNPKDHFVKFDSHNSMMNCTCKTFEFIGIPCRHMLKVLDTRNIKDLPVQYIVKRWTKDAKSGSSNGGCAFSFEPESAQTKRYNLLCRIFSIAAARAATSAESFTFMENQSNILMDQVEQVIQTRPPDIVDLIGANCDRTQSSVDNIVAEGIHGHTNFLNGSADGSLTFPFTLGAGALDYR; encoded by the exons ATGCCGTCGGCGCTTGGGGAGAAGGATCCCCAAGTTGCGCCGGGGCCTGCGACTGCACCTCCGCAGGTACAGGCTCTCAGGCCTGCCGATGCCACAGGTAGTCCCGTCATAGACCCGAGGCTAGCGCAGCAGTCTTGGCCCGGCCATGTAGTACTCCTGCGTCCATGTGTGCCTTGGCCTCCTCAGGTGCCTGTCCCGCTGCTGCTTAATGCTGCAAATCCGCAGCAAAATGCG AATGCTATGGCGGATGTGGCTGCGGCAGATGTTAACCCTGCGATAGATAGCTGTGACGAGAATATGTTGCCCAAGGTGAACATGCTTTTTGATGGCGAGAGTGATgcgtatgagttctacaatgCTTATGCGGAGAAGGTGGGCTTCTTTGTCCGGAGGTCAACGCTCTGGACAACTTCAAAGAACATAATCACTAGGAGAACTTTTGTATGCTCAAGAGAGGGTTTccgggagaagaagaagggggcCAAGGAAGCAAAATGCCCACGCCCTGAAACACGAATTGGGTGCCCTGCAAGCTTGACCATTAGACTTACTGCTAACGGCAAGTACCGTTTGACAGAGTTTGTACCAAATCATAACCATCAACTGGCAACAGCATCTACAATTCATATGCTGAAAGCAAAGAAAATCAGGCGCAAAGCACGGGCTGTGAGAGAAAATCTGGTTGACGAGACTGTAAGTATGCCAGAATTTGAAAATGAAGATGAGGCATATGAATTTTACAGCATGTATGCAGGGAAAATTGGGTTCAATGTGCGAAGGGCTAGCATGACGGTGAATACTGAGAATGTTATCACCAGAAGAATGTTTGTTTGTTCAAAAGAAGGGTTCCgtgagaagaagagaggagcgAAAAGAGTAAAGAAACCTCGACCGGAGACACGGACTGGCTGTCCAGCATGTATGGTCATCAGGCTTGGAACTAATGGCAAATATCAAGTCACAGAATTTGTTACCTTCCACAATCACCAGCTTGGGGCTGCAGCAGCTTCTGATCTTGCCATGGCATCACAGAGTACAGAAAATGATCAAGAGGATGGAGTTGATCTGGCAGATAGATCGCCTGATGATTCTGTTCACAAGCAAAATCTTATTAATGAAAGTGCCACTCTAAATTCCATAGAAGGTAGAAGTTGCAAAAgatacaagtgtacaaagacTCCACACTATGGTGATGTTGGTGCTACTCTAGAGTACCTGCAAAAGATGCAACACGATAACCCTTCATTCTTCTATGCTGTAAAATCTGATGAGAATGGGAACTTCACGAATTTTTTCTGGGCAGATTCAAAGTCTACTGTAGATTTTGTCCATTTTGGTGATGTAGTGTGTTTTGATTCAGGATATGCATTGCAAGGCTATGGTAGGCCACTTGCTCTGTTTACAGGTTTGAATCATCATAAGCAAACAGTTATCTTTGGTGCTGCATTACTTTATGATGAAAGTAATGAGGCTTTCAGATGGTTATTAGATACTTTCAAGATGGCAATGAATGGAAATCCTAAGACATTGTTAACTGATAGATCTGCTGCAATAAGTGAAGCTGTTGCAGCCACATTACCTGCTACAGCCCATCGTTATTGTGTGTGGCAAATTTACCAAAATGCTCTTCAGCAGTTGAGTCAAGCTTTCCACGGTTCAAAAACTCTAGAATGCAACTTCAAGAGATGCTTATTTGATtgtgaggatgaggatgagttTTTGACAGCATGGAAGgaaatgttggaaaaatatgACCTAGAAGATAATCAATGGCTAGCAGATTTGTACTCAATTAAGGAGAAATGGGCATTGCCATATGGTCGCGATGCATTTTATGCTGATATGAAAAGTGTCCAACAAAAGGAAAGCTTGACAAGTGAGTTGAAAAAACATTTATGCTTGGAATATGACCTTTTGAACTTCTTTGAGCAGTTTGAAAGACTATTATGTGATCGTCGATCTGCAGAGCTGGAAGCTGATGTGAATGCTAATCAAAGCACAAAGAAGCCACCTATGCGAATGTTGAGGCAAGCTGCCAATGTATATACACCTGCTGCCTTTAAAATGTTTGAGAGGGAATTTGAGTTATACATGGATTGCATGCTTTACAACTGTGGTGAGATGGGCACTATTTTCGAGTACAGGATAAGTGTTGAAGACAATCCAAAAGATCATTTTGTTAAATTCGATTCACACAATTCCATGATGAACTGTACTTGTAAGACGTTTGAGTTTATTGGCATCCCATGTCGCCATATGCTGAAGGTACTTGACACAAGGAATATCAAGGACCTTCCTGTTCAGTACATTGTGAAAAGGTGGACAAAGGATGCCAAATCAGGGTCTTCAAATGGTGGTTGTGCTTTCTCATTTGAACCTGAGTCTGCTCAGACAAAACGTTACAATTTACTGTGTCGCATATTCAGTATAGCAGCGGCTAGGGCTGCAACCTCTGCAGAATCATTCACATTTATGGAAAACCAATCAAACATACTGATGGATCAAGTAGAGCAAGTTATTCAAACCAGGCCCCCTGACATAGTTGACCTTATTGGTGCTAATTGTGACCGAACTCAAAGTTCAGTTGACAATATTGTCGCCGAAGGCATTCACGGTCATACTAATTTTCTTAATGGCTCCGCTGATG GCTCTCTAACATTTCCATTCACATTGGGTGCTGGCGCATTGGATTACCGCTGA
- the LOC101756303 gene encoding protein FAR1-RELATED SEQUENCE 5 isoform X1, with amino-acid sequence MDWPRAVNLRHRIWTWVLWRGRSSIPTSEIGGSKGPPMPSALGEKDPQVAPGPATAPPQVQALRPADATGSPVIDPRLAQQSWPGHVVLLRPCVPWPPQVPVPLLLNAANPQQNANAMADVAAADVNPAIDSCDENMLPKVNMLFDGESDAYEFYNAYAEKVGFFVRRSTLWTTSKNIITRRTFVCSREGFREKKKGAKEAKCPRPETRIGCPASLTIRLTANGKYRLTEFVPNHNHQLATASTIHMLKAKKIRRKARAVRENLVDETVSMPEFENEDEAYEFYSMYAGKIGFNVRRASMTVNTENVITRRMFVCSKEGFREKKRGAKRVKKPRPETRTGCPACMVIRLGTNGKYQVTEFVTFHNHQLGAAAASDLAMASQSTENDQEDGVDLADRSPDDSVHKQNLINESATLNSIEGRSCKRYKCTKTPHYGDVGATLEYLQKMQHDNPSFFYAVKSDENGNFTNFFWADSKSTVDFVHFGDVVCFDSGYALQGYGRPLALFTGLNHHKQTVIFGAALLYDESNEAFRWLLDTFKMAMNGNPKTLLTDRSAAISEAVAATLPATAHRYCVWQIYQNALQQLSQAFHGSKTLECNFKRCLFDCEDEDEFLTAWKEMLEKYDLEDNQWLADLYSIKEKWALPYGRDAFYADMKSVQQKESLTSELKKHLCLEYDLLNFFEQFERLLCDRRSAELEADVNANQSTKKPPMRMLRQAANVYTPAAFKMFEREFELYMDCMLYNCGEMGTIFEYRISVEDNPKDHFVKFDSHNSMMNCTCKTFEFIGIPCRHMLKVLDTRNIKDLPVQYIVKRWTKDAKSGSSNGGCAFSFEPESAQTKRYNLLCRIFSIAAARAATSAESFTFMENQSNILMDQVEQVIQTRPPDIVDLIGANCDRTQSSVDNIVAEGIHGHTNFLNGSADGSLTFPFTLGAGALDYR; translated from the exons ATG GATTGGCCTCGAGCTGTCAATTTGCGCCATAGGATTTGGACTTGGGTTCTGTGGCGAGGGCGCAGTTCAATCCCCACCAGCGAAATTGGCGGTTCAAAGGGACCCCCGATGCCGTCGGCGCTTGGGGAGAAGGATCCCCAAGTTGCGCCGGGGCCTGCGACTGCACCTCCGCAGGTACAGGCTCTCAGGCCTGCCGATGCCACAGGTAGTCCCGTCATAGACCCGAGGCTAGCGCAGCAGTCTTGGCCCGGCCATGTAGTACTCCTGCGTCCATGTGTGCCTTGGCCTCCTCAGGTGCCTGTCCCGCTGCTGCTTAATGCTGCAAATCCGCAGCAAAATGCG AATGCTATGGCGGATGTGGCTGCGGCAGATGTTAACCCTGCGATAGATAGCTGTGACGAGAATATGTTGCCCAAGGTGAACATGCTTTTTGATGGCGAGAGTGATgcgtatgagttctacaatgCTTATGCGGAGAAGGTGGGCTTCTTTGTCCGGAGGTCAACGCTCTGGACAACTTCAAAGAACATAATCACTAGGAGAACTTTTGTATGCTCAAGAGAGGGTTTccgggagaagaagaagggggcCAAGGAAGCAAAATGCCCACGCCCTGAAACACGAATTGGGTGCCCTGCAAGCTTGACCATTAGACTTACTGCTAACGGCAAGTACCGTTTGACAGAGTTTGTACCAAATCATAACCATCAACTGGCAACAGCATCTACAATTCATATGCTGAAAGCAAAGAAAATCAGGCGCAAAGCACGGGCTGTGAGAGAAAATCTGGTTGACGAGACTGTAAGTATGCCAGAATTTGAAAATGAAGATGAGGCATATGAATTTTACAGCATGTATGCAGGGAAAATTGGGTTCAATGTGCGAAGGGCTAGCATGACGGTGAATACTGAGAATGTTATCACCAGAAGAATGTTTGTTTGTTCAAAAGAAGGGTTCCgtgagaagaagagaggagcgAAAAGAGTAAAGAAACCTCGACCGGAGACACGGACTGGCTGTCCAGCATGTATGGTCATCAGGCTTGGAACTAATGGCAAATATCAAGTCACAGAATTTGTTACCTTCCACAATCACCAGCTTGGGGCTGCAGCAGCTTCTGATCTTGCCATGGCATCACAGAGTACAGAAAATGATCAAGAGGATGGAGTTGATCTGGCAGATAGATCGCCTGATGATTCTGTTCACAAGCAAAATCTTATTAATGAAAGTGCCACTCTAAATTCCATAGAAGGTAGAAGTTGCAAAAgatacaagtgtacaaagacTCCACACTATGGTGATGTTGGTGCTACTCTAGAGTACCTGCAAAAGATGCAACACGATAACCCTTCATTCTTCTATGCTGTAAAATCTGATGAGAATGGGAACTTCACGAATTTTTTCTGGGCAGATTCAAAGTCTACTGTAGATTTTGTCCATTTTGGTGATGTAGTGTGTTTTGATTCAGGATATGCATTGCAAGGCTATGGTAGGCCACTTGCTCTGTTTACAGGTTTGAATCATCATAAGCAAACAGTTATCTTTGGTGCTGCATTACTTTATGATGAAAGTAATGAGGCTTTCAGATGGTTATTAGATACTTTCAAGATGGCAATGAATGGAAATCCTAAGACATTGTTAACTGATAGATCTGCTGCAATAAGTGAAGCTGTTGCAGCCACATTACCTGCTACAGCCCATCGTTATTGTGTGTGGCAAATTTACCAAAATGCTCTTCAGCAGTTGAGTCAAGCTTTCCACGGTTCAAAAACTCTAGAATGCAACTTCAAGAGATGCTTATTTGATtgtgaggatgaggatgagttTTTGACAGCATGGAAGgaaatgttggaaaaatatgACCTAGAAGATAATCAATGGCTAGCAGATTTGTACTCAATTAAGGAGAAATGGGCATTGCCATATGGTCGCGATGCATTTTATGCTGATATGAAAAGTGTCCAACAAAAGGAAAGCTTGACAAGTGAGTTGAAAAAACATTTATGCTTGGAATATGACCTTTTGAACTTCTTTGAGCAGTTTGAAAGACTATTATGTGATCGTCGATCTGCAGAGCTGGAAGCTGATGTGAATGCTAATCAAAGCACAAAGAAGCCACCTATGCGAATGTTGAGGCAAGCTGCCAATGTATATACACCTGCTGCCTTTAAAATGTTTGAGAGGGAATTTGAGTTATACATGGATTGCATGCTTTACAACTGTGGTGAGATGGGCACTATTTTCGAGTACAGGATAAGTGTTGAAGACAATCCAAAAGATCATTTTGTTAAATTCGATTCACACAATTCCATGATGAACTGTACTTGTAAGACGTTTGAGTTTATTGGCATCCCATGTCGCCATATGCTGAAGGTACTTGACACAAGGAATATCAAGGACCTTCCTGTTCAGTACATTGTGAAAAGGTGGACAAAGGATGCCAAATCAGGGTCTTCAAATGGTGGTTGTGCTTTCTCATTTGAACCTGAGTCTGCTCAGACAAAACGTTACAATTTACTGTGTCGCATATTCAGTATAGCAGCGGCTAGGGCTGCAACCTCTGCAGAATCATTCACATTTATGGAAAACCAATCAAACATACTGATGGATCAAGTAGAGCAAGTTATTCAAACCAGGCCCCCTGACATAGTTGACCTTATTGGTGCTAATTGTGACCGAACTCAAAGTTCAGTTGACAATATTGTCGCCGAAGGCATTCACGGTCATACTAATTTTCTTAATGGCTCCGCTGATG GCTCTCTAACATTTCCATTCACATTGGGTGCTGGCGCATTGGATTACCGCTGA